A single genomic interval of Lathyrus oleraceus cultivar Zhongwan6 chromosome 7, CAAS_Psat_ZW6_1.0, whole genome shotgun sequence harbors:
- the LOC127107519 gene encoding zinc finger protein SHOOT GRAVITROPISM 5 — MLENNNNTTNSSSDTAFPLSENGGANSNNKRKRRPAGTPDPDAEVVSLSPKTLLESDRYVCEICNQGFQRDQNLQMHRRRHKVPWKLLKRETTQGLKKRVFVCPEPSCLHHDPCHALGDLVGIKKHFRRKHSNHKQWVCEKCNKGYAVQSDYKAHIKTCGTRGHSCDCGRVFSRVESFIEHQDACNVRGKNQQPEFQATTIQPACSSRTASSTSPSSEANFSVSAPLQGLPIILPKPFDKPSTSHQHNLELQLLLPSSTNPRAEKQNPNHQNYETTHLKLSIGSNNESEKQRNSISTSTLEVTRLKEYNTEELKLAMAEKSYAEEARKEAKRQIEIAEVEFENAKRIRKQAQDELGKAEALRKQAVKKISNTVMEITCQACKQQFQSSTSGVPSEETSIVMGYMSSATTEGEAE, encoded by the exons ATGTTagaaaacaacaacaacactaCAAATTCTTCTTCTGATACTGCTTTTCCATTATCTGAAAATGGAGGTGCTAATAGtaataacaaaagaaaaagaagacCAGCAGGCACACCAG ATCCAGATGCTGAAGTTGTGTCTCTTTCGCCAAAGACTTTGTTAGAATCTGATAGATATGTATGTGAGATCTGTAACCAAGGCTTTCAAAGAGACCAGAATCTTCAAATGCATAGAAGAAGACACAAGGTGCCATGGAAATTACTGAAGAGAGAAACAACACAAGGATTGAAAAAGAGGGTTTTTGTTTGTCCAGAACCAAGTTGTTTGCACCATGATCCTTGTCATGCTTTAGGTGACCTTGTTGGTATAAAAAAACACTTTAGAAGAAAACATAGTAATCACAAACAATGGGTTTGTGAAAAATGCAACAAAGGTTATGCTGTTCAATCGGATTATAAAGCTCATATCAAAACATGTGGTACTAGAGGACATTCGTGTGATTGTGGTCGTGTCTTTTCCAG GGTGGAGAGTTTCATAGAACATCAAGATGCATGCAATGTGAGAGGGAAGAACCAACAACCAGAGTTTCAAGCAACAACTATTCAACCTGCATGTTCTTCTAGAACAGCTTCAAGCACAAGTCCATCAAGTGAGGCAAATTTCAGTGTGTCAGCTCCATTACAAGGACTACCAATTATCCTTCCAAAGCCATTTGACAAACCTTCCACCTCTCATCAACATAACTTAGAGCTTCAACTCTTGTTACCTTCTTCTACAAACCCTCGAGCCGAAAAACAAAATCCGAACCATCAAAACTACGAAACGACGCATTTGAAACTCTCCATAGGAAGTAATAACGAATCAGAGAAACAAAGGAATTCCATTTCCACCTCTACATTGGAAGTAACAAGGTTGAAGGAGTATAATACCGAGGAGCTAAAGTTGGCGATGGCGGAAAAGAGTTACGCAGAAGAAGCTAGAAAAGAAGCTAAACGACAGATTGAAATAGCTGAAGTTGAGTTTGAGAATGCTAAAAGGATAAGAAAACAAGCTCAAGATGAACTTGGAAAAGCTGAAGCTTTGAGAAAACAAGCTGTTAAGAAAATAAGCAACACTGTTATGGAAATAACATGTCAAGCTTGTAAACAACAGTTTCAATCTTCAACTTCTGGTGTTCCTTCAGAAGAAACATCCATTGTTATGGGCTACATGTCCTCAGCCACCACAGAAGGAGAAGCAGAATGA